The following are encoded together in the Longimicrobium sp. genome:
- a CDS encoding inorganic phosphate transporter — protein sequence MVTYVVLIVLVAFAFDFINGFHDSANSIATVVGTRVLKPFPAVLWAAFFNFAALFIVGTAVAKAIGKGMIDLDVVTPTVILGGLSGAIIWNLITWVYGLPSSSSHALIGGYAGSAVAAAGMGAIEWGTKWIQTLAFIVLSPLIGMLLGFGLMVLVSWLFHRVPRGPADRFFKGAQLASSALFSLSHGANDAQKTMGIIVSLLVSVNHIFAQETGFLHLLYVPNAETIPLWVEVCAYTALSVGTLFGGWRIVHTMGSRITRLKPVGGFCAETGGAMSILIATNFGIPVSTTHTITGSIVGVGATTRLSAVRWGIAGRIVWAWVLTIPAAALMSAISYLILATFAPTL from the coding sequence GTGGTCACCTACGTCGTCCTGATCGTCCTGGTCGCCTTCGCGTTCGACTTCATCAACGGCTTCCACGACTCGGCGAACTCCATCGCCACGGTCGTGGGCACCCGCGTGCTGAAGCCGTTCCCGGCGGTGCTGTGGGCCGCGTTCTTCAACTTCGCCGCCCTGTTCATCGTGGGCACGGCCGTGGCCAAGGCCATCGGCAAGGGGATGATCGACCTGGACGTGGTTACGCCCACGGTGATCCTGGGCGGCCTGTCCGGGGCCATCATCTGGAACCTGATCACCTGGGTGTACGGGCTTCCCAGCAGCTCCTCGCACGCGCTGATCGGCGGCTACGCGGGCTCGGCCGTGGCGGCGGCGGGGATGGGGGCCATCGAGTGGGGCACCAAGTGGATCCAGACGCTGGCGTTCATCGTGCTTTCGCCCCTGATCGGCATGTTGCTGGGCTTCGGGCTGATGGTGCTGGTGAGCTGGCTCTTCCACCGGGTGCCGCGCGGCCCCGCGGACCGCTTCTTCAAGGGCGCGCAGCTGGCCAGCTCGGCGCTCTTTTCGCTTTCGCACGGGGCCAACGACGCGCAGAAGACGATGGGCATCATCGTTTCGCTGCTGGTGTCGGTGAACCACATCTTCGCGCAGGAGACGGGGTTCCTGCACCTGCTCTACGTGCCCAACGCCGAGACCATCCCGTTGTGGGTGGAGGTATGCGCCTACACCGCCCTTTCCGTCGGCACGCTGTTCGGCGGGTGGCGGATCGTGCACACCATGGGGTCGCGCATCACCCGGCTGAAGCCGGTGGGCGGGTTCTGCGCCGAGACGGGCGGGGCCATGAGCATCCTGATCGCCACCAACTTCGGCATTCCGGTGAGCACCACGCACACCATCACGGGGTCCATCGTGGGCGTGGGTGCCACGACGCGGCTTTCGGCGGTGCGCTGGGGGATCGCGGGGCGGATCGTGTGGGCCTGGGTGCTCACGATTCCCGCGGCGGCGCTGATGTCGGCGATCAGCTACCTGATCCTGGCCACGTTCGCGCCGACGCTGTAG
- a CDS encoding DUF47 domain-containing protein, with protein MWAAADARHPANPPAAVTKLEFLEDDVGLIPRDEKFFPMFNDLARLLCECADLVAQLFADPARLTELAAEVKKREHEADEITHDVIVRIDRSFITPLDREDIHLLTSRLDDVIDLLDGTVRRAQMFHLTAAPVHAARLADVLKRAASQIETAVRNMKKPKMMLDHTRALKALEEEGDAIYAEAVGELFSGHPDPLEVIKWMELYDKLEDAIDQCDNVSNVLESIALKNG; from the coding sequence TTCTGGAGGACGACGTGGGCCTGATTCCGCGTGACGAAAAGTTCTTCCCGATGTTCAACGACCTCGCGCGCCTCCTGTGCGAGTGCGCCGACCTGGTCGCGCAGCTGTTCGCCGATCCCGCGCGGCTCACGGAGCTGGCGGCCGAAGTCAAGAAGCGCGAGCACGAGGCCGACGAGATCACCCACGACGTGATCGTGCGCATCGACCGCAGCTTCATCACGCCGCTGGACCGCGAAGACATCCACCTGCTCACCTCGCGGCTGGACGACGTGATCGACCTGCTGGACGGCACCGTGCGCCGCGCGCAGATGTTTCACCTGACGGCCGCCCCGGTCCACGCGGCGCGCCTGGCCGACGTGCTGAAGCGCGCGGCCAGCCAGATCGAGACGGCCGTGCGCAACATGAAGAAGCCCAAGATGATGCTGGACCACACCCGGGCTCTCAAGGCGCTGGAGGAGGAGGGCGACGCCATCTACGCCGAGGCCGTGGGCGAGCTGTTCTCCGGGCACCCCGACCCGCTGGAAGTGATCAAGTGGATGGAGCTGTACGACAAGCTCGAAGACGCGATCGACCAGTGCGACAACGTGTCGAACGTGCTGGAAAGCATCGCCCTGAAGAACGGGTAG